Proteins encoded within one genomic window of Gigantopelta aegis isolate Gae_Host chromosome 2, Gae_host_genome, whole genome shotgun sequence:
- the LOC121380744 gene encoding peptidyl-prolyl cis-trans isomerase slr1251-like: protein MYFTLFVCVTLVALSSAQDATAKPKAKKSPPSNHTVTDEVEMTFEIKNFDGQGEDYQGTITIGLFGETAPMTVLNFKGICQGFKRGGSREKKLHYKNTYCHRLVKDMLVQCGDVTTGDGTGSRSIYGDRFNDENFIISHESAGIVSMANHGSDTNGSQFFISFTRCRYLDGRHVAFGKIVKGMDVIEQMNDMGPDHSGAAPRHAIKLTECEIKQVEPYQLSRKFMQSDDPNNEL from the exons ATGTACTTCACActgtttgtatgtgtaacgCTGGTAGCGTTGTCGTCGGCGCAAGATGCGACCGCTAAGCCCAAAGCGAAGAAGTCACCACCATCGAACCACACCGTCACTGACGAGGTGGAAATGACATTTGAAATCAAGAACTTCGACGGCCAAGGAGAAGACTACCAAGGAACTATCACTATCGGTCTGTTTGGCGAAACCGCACCCATGACTGTTCTCAACTTCAAAGGAATATGCCAAGGCTTTAAAAGGGGCGGCTCCAGAGAG AAAAAACTGCACTACAAAAACACCTACTGCCATCGTTTGGTGAAGGACATGCTCGTACAGTGCGGTGATGTCACAACTGGAGATGGAACCGGAT CCAGGAGTATCTACGGAGACCGCTTCAACGACGAGAACTTCATCATCAGCCACGAGAGCGCCGGCATCGTGTCCATGGCCAACCACGGCTCCGACACCAACGGCTCCCAGTTCTTCATCAGCTTCACCAGGTGTCGCTACCTCGACGGCAGACATGTCGCCTTCGGGAAGATCGTCAAGGGAATG gACGTTATTGAACAGATGAACGACATGGGCCCAGACCATAGCGGCGCCGCCCCCAGACACGCCATCAAGCTCACAGAGTGCGAGATCAAACAAGTCGAACCGTACCAGCTCAGCAGAAAGTTTATGCAAAGTGACGATCCCAACAATGAGTTGTAG